A genome region from Geminicoccus roseus DSM 18922 includes the following:
- a CDS encoding Gfo/Idh/MocA family protein produces the protein MMIKGGLIGCGFFAQNQLHAWAAIEGVEIVAICDRDEARLQASGERFGIARRYTDAARMLESEELDFVDIATTAPTHRPLVELAARHGLGVICQKPFAVEMADAEAMVAACAAAGVPLMVHENFRWQAPIQAVRRLIDEGTIGQPFFGRFSFRSGFDVFSRQPYLAEGERFIIEDLGIHTLDIARFVMGDATSLACRIQRVNPAIRGEDVATILLGHGEASSVVDCSYATRLPVEPFPQTMVEVDGTTGTIRLSEGYRLTVHGPGGTRELDASPVLLPWAERPWHNIQESVQAIQSHWVDCLRSGREPQTSGRDNLKTLRMVDAAYRSASTGSAVDLRA, from the coding sequence ATGATGATCAAGGGTGGACTGATCGGCTGCGGGTTCTTTGCCCAGAACCAGCTCCACGCCTGGGCGGCGATCGAGGGGGTCGAGATCGTCGCGATCTGCGACCGGGACGAAGCCCGGCTGCAGGCATCCGGTGAGCGGTTCGGGATCGCCCGCCGCTACACCGACGCAGCGCGCATGCTGGAGAGCGAGGAGCTCGACTTCGTCGACATCGCCACCACCGCGCCCACCCATCGGCCCCTGGTCGAGCTGGCGGCGCGCCATGGCCTGGGGGTGATCTGCCAGAAGCCGTTCGCCGTGGAGATGGCCGACGCCGAGGCGATGGTGGCGGCCTGCGCTGCCGCCGGCGTGCCCCTGATGGTGCACGAGAACTTCCGATGGCAGGCGCCGATCCAGGCCGTCCGCCGGCTGATCGACGAGGGAACCATCGGCCAGCCCTTTTTCGGCCGGTTCTCCTTCCGCTCCGGCTTCGACGTGTTCAGCCGCCAGCCCTACCTGGCCGAGGGCGAGCGGTTCATCATCGAGGATCTGGGCATCCACACGCTGGACATCGCCCGGTTCGTGATGGGCGACGCCACCTCGCTGGCCTGCCGCATCCAGCGGGTCAACCCGGCGATCAGGGGCGAGGACGTGGCGACGATCCTGCTGGGGCATGGCGAGGCCAGCAGCGTGGTCGACTGCTCCTACGCAACTAGGCTGCCGGTCGAGCCTTTCCCCCAGACCATGGTCGAGGTCGACGGGACCACCGGCACCATCCGCCTGTCCGAGGGCTACCGGTTGACCGTCCACGGCCCGGGCGGCACCCGGGAGCTGGACGCATCCCCGGTCCTCCTGCCCTGGGCGGAGCGGCCCTGGCACAACATCCAGGAGAGCGTGCAGGCGATCCAGTCGCACTGGGTGGACTGCCTGCGTTCGGGTCGCGAGCCGCAGACTTCGGGACGGGACAACCTGAAGACGCTGCGGATGGTGGATGCAGCCTACCGGAGCGCCAGCACGGGCAGCGCGGTCGACCTTCGCGCCTGA
- a CDS encoding ABC transporter permease: MMAASPTALAQKPDSSGSTVLLQILKLRTFIALFAVLIFFTVAVPNFLGAANLVLMSKHVAINAILAIGMTYVIITGGIDLSVGSIVGLAGMVAGGLLLNGLDTQLGWTIYFNVYEIVLITLGLGVFIGAVNGILITRLGVTPFIATLGTLYVTRGLALLSSDGRTFPNLTGSEAYGTSGFTWIGAGTILGLPVLIWILVVLALGAAYLAAKTPLGRHIYAVGGNERAAGLSGIRVNRVKMFVYMFSGLCAAIVGLVISSQLQAAHPATGETFEMNAIAAAVLGGTSMSGGRGTIGGTIVGAFVIGILSDGLVMMGVSSFWQTVIKGLVIIAAVVVDQAQRRLQARAALTRVAKGA, encoded by the coding sequence CTGATGGCCGCTTCCCCGACCGCACTCGCCCAGAAGCCCGACTCGTCGGGCAGCACGGTCCTGCTTCAGATCCTGAAGCTGCGCACGTTCATCGCGCTGTTCGCGGTGCTGATCTTCTTCACCGTGGCCGTGCCCAATTTCCTGGGCGCCGCGAACCTCGTGCTGATGAGCAAGCATGTCGCGATCAACGCGATCCTGGCGATCGGCATGACCTACGTGATCATCACCGGCGGCATCGACCTGTCGGTGGGATCCATCGTGGGCCTGGCCGGCATGGTCGCCGGCGGGCTGCTCCTGAACGGGCTGGACACCCAGCTCGGCTGGACCATCTACTTCAACGTCTATGAGATCGTGCTGATCACGCTGGGCCTTGGCGTGTTCATCGGCGCGGTCAACGGCATCCTGATCACCCGGCTGGGGGTGACGCCGTTCATCGCCACGCTCGGCACGCTCTACGTGACCCGGGGCCTCGCCCTGCTCTCGTCCGACGGCCGCACCTTCCCGAACCTGACCGGCAGCGAGGCCTACGGCACCAGCGGGTTCACCTGGATCGGCGCCGGCACCATCCTGGGCCTGCCGGTGCTGATCTGGATCCTGGTGGTGCTGGCGCTGGGCGCCGCCTACCTCGCCGCCAAGACCCCGCTCGGCCGCCACATCTATGCGGTGGGCGGCAACGAGCGCGCGGCCGGCCTTTCCGGCATCCGGGTCAACCGGGTGAAGATGTTCGTCTACATGTTCTCCGGCCTGTGCGCCGCGATCGTCGGGCTGGTGATCTCCAGCCAGCTGCAGGCCGCCCACCCGGCGACCGGCGAGACCTTCGAGATGAACGCCATCGCCGCCGCGGTGCTCGGCGGAACCTCGATGTCGGGCGGACGCGGCACCATCGGCGGCACCATCGTCGGCGCGTTCGTGATCGGCATCCTGTCGGACGGGCTGGTGATGATGGGCGTCAGCTCGTTCTGGCAGACGGTGATCAAGGGGCTGGTGATCATCGCCGCCGTGGTGGTCGATCAGGCACAACGCAGGCTGCAGGCACGCGCGGCGCTGACCCGCGTCGCCAAGGGGGCATGA
- a CDS encoding sugar ABC transporter ATP-binding protein has product MSAVALEVRGVSKVYPGTVALRNADFRVYEGAVNVLVGENGAGKSTLMKIIAGVEQPTEGQVLVRGQEVHLSSTDDAARHGIGIVFQELNLFGNLSVAENIFVSREITRAGHIDHAEQERRAASILKRLEHDIDPRTPVEELRVGEQQIVEIAKALAQDARVLIMDEPTSALSAAEVEILFRVIADLKAQGVAIVYISHRLEELIRIGDHITVLRDGRITGHRTMEDVDIPWIVRQMIGQDAKDFAKTVGHEVIGREVFRAEGICLPRATGGYAVDHVSLKLDAGEIIGIYGLMGAGRTEFFDCVMGRHPNSAGTIFVDGQPITRHDVATRIRHGLALIPEDRQREGLVPILSIATNLTLASLPKFTTGFHIRRNAEDGAIRRFVKDLAIKVADPSFEVSSLSGGNQQKVVIGKALMTDPKVLLMDEPSRGIDVGAKADVFKTMRKLAADGLGILFATSDLEEVMALSDKIAVMSNGKLIQIFDRKDATEEAVIAASAQGHGLSHSHARH; this is encoded by the coding sequence ATGAGCGCGGTGGCACTCGAGGTCCGAGGCGTCAGCAAGGTCTATCCGGGGACGGTGGCGCTCAGGAACGCCGACTTCAGGGTCTACGAAGGCGCGGTCAACGTGCTGGTCGGCGAGAACGGCGCCGGCAAGTCGACGCTGATGAAGATCATCGCCGGCGTGGAGCAGCCGACCGAGGGGCAGGTCCTGGTCCGGGGCCAGGAGGTCCATCTGTCTAGCACCGACGACGCGGCCAGGCACGGCATCGGCATCGTCTTCCAGGAGCTCAACCTGTTCGGCAACCTGTCGGTCGCGGAGAACATCTTCGTTTCCCGCGAGATCACCCGGGCCGGGCATATCGACCATGCCGAGCAGGAGCGCCGCGCCGCTTCCATCCTCAAGCGCCTCGAGCACGACATCGATCCGCGCACGCCGGTCGAGGAACTCCGGGTCGGCGAGCAGCAGATCGTCGAGATCGCCAAGGCGCTGGCGCAGGATGCGCGGGTGCTGATCATGGACGAGCCGACCTCGGCGCTCAGCGCCGCCGAGGTGGAGATCCTGTTCCGGGTCATCGCCGACCTCAAGGCGCAGGGGGTCGCGATCGTCTACATCTCGCATCGGCTGGAGGAGCTGATCCGGATCGGCGACCACATCACCGTGCTGCGCGACGGCCGGATCACCGGCCACCGCACCATGGAGGATGTCGACATCCCCTGGATCGTCCGGCAGATGATCGGCCAGGACGCCAAGGATTTCGCCAAGACCGTCGGGCACGAGGTGATCGGGCGGGAGGTGTTCCGGGCCGAGGGGATCTGCCTGCCGCGCGCCACGGGCGGCTATGCGGTCGATCATGTCTCGCTGAAGCTGGATGCCGGTGAGATCATCGGGATCTACGGCCTGATGGGTGCGGGCCGCACCGAGTTCTTCGACTGCGTGATGGGCCGCCACCCGAACTCGGCGGGAACGATCTTCGTCGACGGCCAGCCGATCACCCGGCACGACGTGGCGACGCGCATCCGCCACGGCCTGGCCCTGATCCCCGAGGACCGCCAGCGCGAAGGCTTGGTTCCGATCCTGTCGATCGCCACCAACCTCACCCTGGCAAGCCTGCCCAAGTTCACGACCGGCTTCCACATCAGGCGCAACGCCGAGGACGGCGCCATCAGGCGCTTCGTCAAGGACCTGGCCATCAAGGTGGCCGACCCGTCCTTCGAGGTCTCATCCCTGTCCGGTGGCAACCAGCAGAAGGTGGTGATCGGCAAGGCGCTGATGACCGACCCCAAGGTCCTGCTGATGGACGAGCCGTCGCGCGGGATCGATGTCGGCGCCAAGGCGGACGTGTTCAAGACCATGCGCAAGCTCGCCGCCGACGGCCTGGGCATCCTGTTCGCGACCTCCGACCTCGAGGAGGTCATGGCACTGTCCGACAAGATCGCCGTGATGAGCAACGGCAAGCTGATCCAGATCTTCGACCGCAAGGACGCGACGGAAGAGGCGGTGATCGCCGCTTCCGCTCAAGGGCATGGCCTGTCCCATTCGCACGCGAGGCACTGA
- a CDS encoding DUF2291 family protein translates to MRTSLLMVSALALAGSLLSGCRIERTGESSAVPADTGAGGAVAMDPVERVASSWTSEILPYLQGKAGEFEAVRAQMEASPDEAGRQHGYRQKEEGTPWNIVVRASGEIVEANTKSRAATAGVDVDGDGQVDLVAQIGPVIRGTSIRDVLDFVRFEDFSNQITYANYGKALNSRADEDVLSKLPREDLVGKRMTLLGVFTAAKPDEPPLVTPVEATIE, encoded by the coding sequence ATGCGCACGTCCCTGCTGATGGTATCCGCCCTGGCGCTGGCCGGCAGCCTGCTTTCGGGCTGCCGGATCGAGCGGACAGGCGAGAGTTCCGCCGTCCCGGCCGACACTGGTGCTGGCGGCGCTGTCGCCATGGACCCGGTGGAGCGCGTGGCGTCCAGCTGGACCAGCGAGATCCTGCCCTATCTTCAGGGCAAGGCCGGCGAGTTTGAGGCGGTCCGGGCGCAGATGGAAGCCTCGCCCGACGAGGCTGGCCGGCAGCACGGCTACCGGCAGAAGGAAGAAGGAACGCCCTGGAACATCGTGGTCCGGGCGAGCGGCGAGATCGTCGAGGCCAACACGAAGTCGCGGGCGGCCACGGCGGGGGTCGACGTGGACGGCGACGGCCAGGTCGACCTGGTGGCGCAGATTGGTCCCGTGATCCGCGGCACCTCGATCCGCGACGTGCTGGACTTCGTCCGGTTCGAGGATTTCAGCAACCAGATCACCTATGCCAACTACGGCAAGGCGCTGAACAGCCGGGCCGACGAGGATGTCCTTTCCAAGCTGCCGCGCGAGGACCTGGTCGGGAAGAGAATGACGCTCCTGGGCGTCTTCACCGCCGCCAAGCCGGATGAGCCGCCGCTGGTGACGCCGGTGGAGGCGACGATCGAATGA
- a CDS encoding D-ribose ABC transporter substrate-binding protein, producing MTFKKLLLSAAMAGALVVGATGSTLAADLIAIITPSHDNPFFKAEADGASAKAKELGYETLVLVHDDDANKQSQLMDTAVARGAKAIILDNAGADATVAAVQKAKDAGVPSFLIDREINATGVAVSQIVSNNYQGAQLGGEEFVQLMGEAGKYVELVGKESDTNAGIRSQGYHDVIDQYPDMEMVAQQSANWSQTEAFEKMESMLQAHPDIKGVISGNDTMAMGAWAALEAAGRTDVIVVGFDGSNDVRDSILKGGIKATVLQPAYRQAELAVEQADQYIKTGSTGVDEKQLMDCILINADNADKLETFGLKD from the coding sequence ATGACGTTCAAGAAGTTGCTGCTTTCCGCTGCGATGGCCGGCGCGCTGGTCGTCGGCGCCACGGGCTCGACCCTGGCGGCCGACCTGATCGCGATCATCACGCCGTCGCACGACAACCCGTTCTTCAAGGCCGAGGCCGACGGCGCCTCCGCCAAGGCCAAGGAGCTGGGCTACGAAACCCTGGTGCTGGTCCATGACGACGACGCCAACAAGCAGTCGCAGCTCATGGACACCGCGGTCGCGCGCGGCGCCAAAGCGATCATCCTGGACAATGCCGGCGCCGACGCCACCGTGGCCGCCGTGCAAAAGGCCAAGGACGCCGGCGTGCCGTCGTTCCTGATCGACCGTGAGATCAACGCCACGGGCGTGGCGGTGTCGCAGATCGTCTCCAACAACTACCAAGGCGCCCAGCTCGGCGGCGAGGAGTTCGTCCAGCTGATGGGCGAGGCCGGCAAGTATGTCGAGCTGGTCGGCAAGGAGTCCGACACCAATGCGGGCATCCGCTCGCAGGGCTATCACGACGTCATCGACCAGTACCCGGACATGGAGATGGTCGCGCAGCAGTCGGCGAACTGGAGCCAGACCGAGGCCTTCGAGAAGATGGAATCGATGCTGCAGGCTCACCCCGACATCAAGGGCGTGATCTCCGGCAACGACACCATGGCGATGGGCGCCTGGGCGGCGCTGGAAGCGGCCGGCCGGACCGACGTGATCGTGGTCGGCTTCGACGGCAGCAACGATGTCCGGGATTCCATCCTGAAGGGCGGCATCAAGGCCACCGTGCTGCAGCCGGCCTACCGCCAGGCCGAGCTCGCGGTCGAGCAGGCCGACCAGTACATCAAGACCGGCTCCACCGGCGTCGACGAGAAGCAGCTCATGGACTGCATCCTGATCAACGCCGACAACGCCGACAAGCTCGAGACCTTCGGCCTGAAGGACTGA
- a CDS encoding phosphogluconate dehydrogenase C-terminal domain-containing protein — MTSIALFGAGGKMGMRLGRNLVGSPYDVRHVEVSDAGRERLRTELGVESVSADAALQNAEVVILAVPDTAIGKVAGGIIDKLVPGTIVIILDAAAPHAGHLPKRDDITYFVTHPCHPPIFNDETDPAAKKDHFGGVAAKQHIVSALMQGPEEHYAVGEAVAKVIWKPVMRSHRVTVEQMAILEPGLSETVCATLLEVMREAMDEAIARGVPAEAARDFLLGHMNVLGSVIFKEVDGVFSDACNKAIEFGKPVLMKDDWKRVFEPDEIMASIRRIT, encoded by the coding sequence ATGACGTCCATCGCGTTGTTCGGTGCGGGCGGAAAAATGGGCATGCGCCTGGGGCGCAACCTGGTCGGGTCGCCCTACGACGTACGCCATGTCGAGGTGAGCGACGCCGGACGCGAGCGCCTGCGGACCGAGCTTGGCGTAGAAAGCGTTTCCGCCGACGCCGCCCTCCAGAATGCCGAGGTGGTGATCCTGGCGGTTCCCGACACGGCGATCGGCAAGGTCGCCGGCGGGATCATCGACAAGCTCGTCCCTGGCACGATCGTGATCATCCTGGATGCCGCGGCGCCGCATGCCGGGCACCTGCCCAAGCGGGACGACATCACCTATTTCGTCACCCATCCCTGCCACCCGCCTATCTTCAACGACGAGACCGATCCGGCCGCGAAGAAGGACCATTTCGGGGGCGTCGCCGCCAAGCAGCACATCGTGAGCGCCCTGATGCAGGGGCCCGAGGAGCACTACGCGGTCGGCGAGGCGGTCGCGAAGGTGATCTGGAAGCCGGTGATGCGCTCCCACCGGGTGACGGTCGAGCAGATGGCGATCCTGGAGCCCGGCCTGTCGGAGACGGTCTGCGCGACCCTCCTGGAGGTGATGCGCGAAGCCATGGACGAGGCCATTGCCCGCGGCGTGCCTGCCGAGGCTGCCCGTGACTTCCTGCTCGGCCACATGAATGTCCTGGGCTCGGTGATCTTCAAGGAGGTGGACGGCGTGTTCTCGGACGCCTGCAACAAGGCGATCGAGTTCGGCAAGCCGGTCCTGATGAAGGACGACTGGAAGCGGGTGTTCGAGCCAGACGAGATCATGGCGAGCATCCGCCGGATCACCTGA